The DNA sequence CGAAACGAAACTCTCTACACATATAGGTGTCATGTCAAATGAAGTTGATATAGACCTTACGGCTATCAGAAACGTTATCAAAGTTGAAGGCTTTTTATTAAATACCGAGAATATTTTAGCTCTAGAAACAAAATTCGATTATGGCGGAAAATATAAGAACTTTAGCTTGGTCGCCGATTTTAATCTGGATACTGTTAGGCTTCAACTTGAAAAAAGAGCCGCGGTTATTGAGATGGCAGTATATGAATTAAGTGTAAAACAAAATGCTAAAATTGCACTCAATGCAGGAAATATTGCAATAAATAAAAAGGATATAGAAGTAAACAAGAGTAGCATAAAAATAAACAGTACAGATATTATGCATCTTATTTTTTAACTAATTGGATATTCATTTAAAGAATGAAAAGTATTAAAAGCCTGCAGGCTTCATTATTAACCAATACTTTTAAGTATCAGCAGAAGCACTTTTTTGTTGCATCGACTTTATGGGGCTTCTATCTCGATTCGGGTGAGGCTGTCCTGGAGCAGACATTATGGCCCATTATCGCAGCTAATCTGGGTAAAGATAGTCTGTTTGATGAGGCGTTCAAGAAAGACGCCAGTGAATTTGTGGTGTTTGCCGATGCCTTTGCACCTCAGCTGCAACCCGCTCCTCGAGTGGATGTGTCAGTTAGTTTGGCCGAGATTACAAAAATCTTAAATGTCTATGGTGAGCGCTACTGGCAGGGTTTTGGGCCCTCTCCGGCAGATCCTTTTATGCAAATGCCGCTCAGTTATGAGCATGCCTATGGCGGACAAGCGCACCTTTATAATAAAGACGGAAAAGGCCTGCCCGGCAATGATTCGAATGAGGTTTTACGCTTTTTAGCCAACATTGAGCACCCTGATTTTCCTGTCATTTCGAAAAAAATTCCGGATAATAAAAGCGCCTATACCCCCCAGGGTTTTGCTGCTATTAATAGCGAGTGGCCACAGAGAAAAAATTTATATGGCACCTTTGATGATAATTATCTGCAAAACCATATGCCGGGCTTAGCGCCGGATATTAATTGGGATTATTTTCACACTGCGCCGCCGGATCAACGCTTTGACCGTTATTTAACCGGCAATGAACCCTTTTGCATAACCAATATGCATGAAACCATGGCTGAAATTAAAGGGAACTTACCCGGGGTTGTCGGTCGCTGTTTTATCGAGCAGGAACTCCCCTTAAACGCGCTTGAGCAAGGAGAGTTAGCTCAGTATTCAGATGCCCAAAAACGTGATGATAAATTGGTGCTTTTTAAGGAGATCCCCCTAAATCTAGACACGGTTTATTTTTTCCCCAATGACAATATCGGCATTGTTGTGCACCGCGGCACGATCGAAATTAATCATCCTCAGGCTAAAGATATTAAAAAGCTCTTAGTGGCGCATCAAAGTTTAACTGAACCGGCTAAACCCAGCGCTTTTTATCAGGATCAACTGCAGCTGCGCTGTGACCCTGAAGACGGGTTTAAGTATATGATGTATTCGGCGCCTTTAATCCCTGAAGATGTGACTTGCGGTTTTAAACAGCTTCTAGGCGATGAAGAATATAAGCAGGTCATGGGCGATAATCTGAGCGCCTTTGCTGAGGGAAAAAAACAGCAGGCCGAGCAGGAAATGGATGAGGCTATCGACAAACAAGTCGCGGAATTAAGAGCCAATGGCATGGACAAACAAGCCGATGAGTTATTAGATAAAATAAAAAATCCGCCTCAGGATATTGAATTGCCCGAAGATGCCAAAAAACTGCAGGCCTTAACCGATAAAATATTACCGGGTATAAGCGCTATGAAAGAGGCACCGAAACTTGATGATCTTGACCTGACCAAGCTAAATCTCAAAGCCATGGATGAAGTGCAGGCACATATGGAGGCGATGGCCGAAAAACAAAAAAAAGAAGCGTTATTAAAGGTCGAGCAGCAACTTGACGAATTAAAGCAGCAAGCCGCGCAGCAGCCTGAAATGGCAGAGCAGCTCGACCCGTCAATAAAACAGCTTGAAGAGATGTTGGCAAGTATTGATGCTATTCCGGTCTTAACCCGTCCCGATACTGTTGAGCAAGATACTCAGCTAAGTGCTCAGCTTGCACAAGCCGCAGAGCAGTTGACCGAGCAGAAAAAAATGATGGCGGAGCATAATATTGAGTTAAGCGCGGAGCAGCAACAGCAAATGACCGAGCTCGAGCAGCTGTTAGATAATAATGAAACGCTGTCGGCGCAAATGGCAGAGGCCAATGACTTTATTAATGACAGTTATTTAAAAGGGGCGCATTTTATAGCAGAGTCCAGCTCTCCCCATAAAGGTAAAGAGCCTGAGCTGGTGGCGGCGCTGTTAGATAGCTATAATGCAAAACAAGTGATCACCGCGAAAGATTTCGCCTTTTGTAAACTAACGCAGCAGAAATTCAAACAAATAGATTTAAACCATGGTTTTTTTGAATACAGTGAATTAACTCATATTGAATTTGAACAGGCTGATTTAACGGCCATTAATTTAGCTCATGCCAAATTATCGAATGTGAGCTTTGATAACTGTGCGATTGAAGGGGCAAATTTAGGCGCGGCAGAGCTAACCGCTTGCCAGTTTAAAAATATGAAGCTGATTGAGATTACTTTGGCGCATTCGAGTTTAATTGATTGTGAATTTACCGACTGTGAGTTTGGTGAGCGCATGGATATGCTCCTGGAAACCAAGCTGCTCCGTTGTAAATTTGTAAATTGCACCTTTTTGAAACTGAACTTTATTGAACTGGATTTAACCGGCTGTGAGTTTATTGATTGTGATTTAAGCGAATCTAATTTTATTAAACCTATTTTGACCGATGCTAGCTTTACAGGCTCGACCTTAAATGGCACCAACTTTGTAATAGCAGAGCTTAATAACAGCTGTTTTGAACGGGCAAGAATGAAAAATACCCGTTTTGTTGGCGGGTGTTTATTAAATGAGGCCTGTTTTAATTTTGCCACCATTAATGAAACCAATTTACGGGATTGCCAGTTAAACAACTGTGATTTTTCCGATGCGGATATCAGTAAAAGCGATTTTGGTGAATCGAGTATTAAAAACAGCCAATTCAACTGCACTATTGCCAGGCAAGTACAGTTTATCGACAGTAACTTGAATGGCAGCCAGTTTAAAAAAGCGGATTTTATGGAGGCTAATTTAATGCAGGCGGATATTCGCGGCTGTAATTTTTCAGGCGCGAATCTTTATGGTGCCAGTTTTTTAAATGCCACTCTGGGCAGTACTTCATTTTATGGCGCTATATTAGAAAACACCCTATTAAAAGACTGGAGACCCTAACGGATATGGCAAAGCAGACAAAACTTTCTAAACAAGCCTTACAAAATAGAATTAAAGGCTTAAGTGACGAACCGCCCGCGATAAGTGAGATTGATTTTTCGAATCAGGATTATCGTGGTATTGATCTTTCCGGCGGCGCTTTTAGCAAGGTTAATTTTACAGAATGTGATTTTAGCGGCGCTAACTTGCAACAAGCTACTTTTGTTGAATGTAATTTAAATAATGTGAACTTTAGCCGCAGTCAGCTTGCTGGTTGTAATTTTGTCAAGTGTACGGCTAATAAAGCACTTTTTCATTCGGCCATGGGTGAAGGGGTGAATATTATTGAAAGTGATTTTAGTCTGGCGGTATTTGATGGCTGGTTATGTAAACAGCTGAATGTGGTTGAAAGTAATTTGAAGGGAAGTCATTTTCAAGGCTGTCATCTCTTTGAAGCAAACTTTATCACCTGTCAGCTAAGCCGTTCTTATTGGGTAAACTCAGTGCATTATCGCAGTAACTATATTGACTGTGAATTTGATCAGGCTAATTTTGACCAAGCTGAACTGGAATTAGTCTTTTTTCAAAATGCTAACTTTGATAACTTTGATTTTACTAAGGTGGTCATTAAAATTTGTCAATTTAGAGAAAGCACCCTGCAAAATGCTAATTTTTCGCACTGTGATTTAACCCAGTGCGGCTTTATGGAAGCCAAGCTTAATAGAACCAATTTTAAGGGTGCTATTGCCAATAATGCCATGTTTATCAAAGCACAAATTAACAACAGTGATTTTAGAGATTGCCAGTTGGAACAAGCGTTGTTTAATGAGGCAACAGTCAGACAAAGTAATTTTGCAAAGGCAAAATTAGTGCAGGCACAGTTTACCGATGCGGATCTCTCACAAAGCAGTTTTGATGGCTGCGATTTAACCTATGCCGATTTTTCCAATGCAAATTTAAGTGGCGCTTTAATCAGTCATGCCAGCTTATTTCGAACTAACCTGCATTGTATTATTGAAGAAAAGACGAATTGGTTTGGCAGTAATAAAAGTCTCACATTAGCCACGGACAAAAAGAAACAGGCAGCTGAAAATTTTAGTAAGTAGTCAGTCTGTAAATATGTTATAAAAGATAACTAAGGAAATGATTATGCTTAATAATGTTATTTCAATGCATTCACCGACAACAGCTTCTCTGTTTTCCGGTCATGTGAAAAAAGAAGTAAAAGATGTGTTTATTGTGCAATCGGAGAGTGGTGTTTTTCCGGCTAAGCATGCCGCAAGCTGTTTGCTGCAACCCGAGGTGGATGACAAAGTATTGCTGAGTATGACCGATGGTGAGCTGTATATTCTTGCTATATTAGAAAAGTCATCACAGAAAAGTAAGCTTAAATTTAAAGGGGATGTCTGCTTGGAAAGTGATGCTGGCCTCTCGTTAAGCAGTGCTAAAGCGCTGCAATTAACATCGTTACAATCAGTTTCTCAAATCGCACCAGAAATAAATACATTATCAAAAAAACACACTTTAACCACAGAACAGTTATCGGCACACAGTCAAAAGATGACCGTTAAAAGTGAACAGGTGCAGGCGCATGTAAAAGAGCTGCATGGTATGTTTGAACGGGTTTACCAAAAAGCGGATCAGGTTATTCGCTGGGTTGAAACCATTGAAACCCTCAATATTGGCAACTGGGTGCAGAATATTAAAGGCACCTTGAATTCCCGCGCAAAAAATCAGGTGATCACCGCCAAAGGTGATATAAAAGTCGATGCCGAACGCATCCATATGGGGTAGGACAGTTTATGTTTGCAAAAACTCAAATGGGCGGACTGGACTTTGCCATGCCTGATGTATGTTTAACGCCGATTCCATCACCCGTGGGCCCTATTCCTGTTCCTATTCCCTACCCGAATATTTCAATACCCATGATGGCAATTCCTACTCAGTTTAAAGTATTGACCGTTTGTATGCCGAATCATAATTTAATGACGATGACCCCTATGTCAAATGGGGATAATAGTGGCCTGATGATGAATCCATTATCAGCCATGGTAATGGGGCCCAGTAGAAATTTAATCGGCAGT is a window from the Psychromonas ingrahamii 37 genome containing:
- a CDS encoding DUF2169 family type VI secretion system accessory protein; the encoded protein is MKSIKSLQASLLTNTFKYQQKHFFVASTLWGFYLDSGEAVLEQTLWPIIAANLGKDSLFDEAFKKDASEFVVFADAFAPQLQPAPRVDVSVSLAEITKILNVYGERYWQGFGPSPADPFMQMPLSYEHAYGGQAHLYNKDGKGLPGNDSNEVLRFLANIEHPDFPVISKKIPDNKSAYTPQGFAAINSEWPQRKNLYGTFDDNYLQNHMPGLAPDINWDYFHTAPPDQRFDRYLTGNEPFCITNMHETMAEIKGNLPGVVGRCFIEQELPLNALEQGELAQYSDAQKRDDKLVLFKEIPLNLDTVYFFPNDNIGIVVHRGTIEINHPQAKDIKKLLVAHQSLTEPAKPSAFYQDQLQLRCDPEDGFKYMMYSAPLIPEDVTCGFKQLLGDEEYKQVMGDNLSAFAEGKKQQAEQEMDEAIDKQVAELRANGMDKQADELLDKIKNPPQDIELPEDAKKLQALTDKILPGISAMKEAPKLDDLDLTKLNLKAMDEVQAHMEAMAEKQKKEALLKVEQQLDELKQQAAQQPEMAEQLDPSIKQLEEMLASIDAIPVLTRPDTVEQDTQLSAQLAQAAEQLTEQKKMMAEHNIELSAEQQQQMTELEQLLDNNETLSAQMAEANDFINDSYLKGAHFIAESSSPHKGKEPELVAALLDSYNAKQVITAKDFAFCKLTQQKFKQIDLNHGFFEYSELTHIEFEQADLTAINLAHAKLSNVSFDNCAIEGANLGAAELTACQFKNMKLIEITLAHSSLIDCEFTDCEFGERMDMLLETKLLRCKFVNCTFLKLNFIELDLTGCEFIDCDLSESNFIKPILTDASFTGSTLNGTNFVIAELNNSCFERARMKNTRFVGGCLLNEACFNFATINETNLRDCQLNNCDFSDADISKSDFGESSIKNSQFNCTIARQVQFIDSNLNGSQFKKADFMEANLMQADIRGCNFSGANLYGASFLNATLGSTSFYGAILENTLLKDWRP
- a CDS encoding DUF3540 domain-containing protein, whose product is MLNNVISMHSPTTASLFSGHVKKEVKDVFIVQSESGVFPAKHAASCLLQPEVDDKVLLSMTDGELYILAILEKSSQKSKLKFKGDVCLESDAGLSLSSAKALQLTSLQSVSQIAPEINTLSKKHTLTTEQLSAHSQKMTVKSEQVQAHVKELHGMFERVYQKADQVIRWVETIETLNIGNWVQNIKGTLNSRAKNQVITAKGDIKVDAERIHMG
- a CDS encoding DUF4150 domain-containing protein — protein: MFAKTQMGGLDFAMPDVCLTPIPSPVGPIPVPIPYPNISIPMMAIPTQFKVLTVCMPNHNLMTMTPMSNGDNSGLMMNPLSAMVMGPSRNLIGSFKTFIGGMPATTMLKPTGQNGVSPGAFGMSLAPSQVKLLIMA
- a CDS encoding pentapeptide repeat-containing protein produces the protein MAKQTKLSKQALQNRIKGLSDEPPAISEIDFSNQDYRGIDLSGGAFSKVNFTECDFSGANLQQATFVECNLNNVNFSRSQLAGCNFVKCTANKALFHSAMGEGVNIIESDFSLAVFDGWLCKQLNVVESNLKGSHFQGCHLFEANFITCQLSRSYWVNSVHYRSNYIDCEFDQANFDQAELELVFFQNANFDNFDFTKVVIKICQFRESTLQNANFSHCDLTQCGFMEAKLNRTNFKGAIANNAMFIKAQINNSDFRDCQLEQALFNEATVRQSNFAKAKLVQAQFTDADLSQSSFDGCDLTYADFSNANLSGALISHASLFRTNLHCIIEEKTNWFGSNKSLTLATDKKKQAAENFSK